The following proteins are encoded in a genomic region of Brachypodium distachyon strain Bd21 chromosome 1, Brachypodium_distachyon_v3.0, whole genome shotgun sequence:
- the LOC112269742 gene encoding uncharacterized protein LOC112269742 produces the protein MDQMELQLLSTVDPTTPMEDELFLDIFRIRRQQEERGLQRRRRYRRRLSFALAVRQGRFARYSLLIRSRYGVWSAAERRFIRKTNFYHYHHLTKGIRDLRELYHAARSDVGAVSRFREFLYRLLVVNLRRAMLAESLYYYAFLLKDRRMEWWPDEYGGEAKREELSLLRHAVADAYLRRVTVAQRLRVRAAYKRDLRHSRWTTALSLCLTVFFGWLLRRELARLTSNLASY, from the exons ATGGATCAG atggaACTGCAACTGCTGTCGACGGTGGATCCGACCACGCCAATGGAGGATGAGCTTTTTCTCGACATATTCCGCATACGGCGGCAGCAGGAGGAACGAGGCctgcaacgccgccgccggtaccGGCGCCGCCTGTCCTTCGCCCTCGCGGTCCGACAAGGCCGGTTCGCGAGGTACAGCCTCCTCATCCGCAGCCGCTACGGCGTCTGGTCGGCGGCGGAACGCCGGTTCATCAGGAAGACCAACTTCTACCACTACCACCACCTGACGAAAGGGATCAGGGACCTGAGGGAGCTCTACCACGCCGCCCGATCCGACGTCGGCGCCGTGAGCCGCTTCAGGGAGTTCCTCTACAGGCTCCTGGTCGTCAACCTCCGCCGCGCCATGCTCGCGGAGTCGCTCTACTACTACGCGTTCTTGCTCAAGGACCGCCGCATGGAGTGGTGGCCCGACGAGTACGGCGGCGAGGCCAAGAGGGAGGAGCTGAGCCTTCTGAGGCACGCCGTCGCGGACGCCTACTTGCGGCGCGTGACGGTCGCGCAGCGGCTGCGCGTGCGGGCGGCGTACAAGCGTGACCTCCGGCATAGCAGGTGGACCACGGCTCTCTCCTTATGTCTCACTGTCTTCTTTGGTTGGCTTCTCCGTCGTGAGCTAGCTCGGCTCACCTccaacctagctagctactag